One genomic segment of Novisyntrophococcus fermenticellae includes these proteins:
- a CDS encoding type II toxin-antitoxin system Phd/YefM family antitoxin has product MAITTDVLNSLISITQFNKGQASKIFDRLRTERQLVVLKNNAPSAVILSPEEYERLAEIEEDYQHLLLAQQRIANGGMERTVTFNDAMVDLGISETELNEAEDVEIE; this is encoded by the coding sequence ATGGCTATCACTACAGATGTTTTAAACAGTCTCATTTCTATCACTCAATTTAACAAAGGGCAGGCTTCCAAAATCTTTGACAGACTGCGTACAGAACGCCAGCTTGTTGTACTGAAAAACAATGCTCCTTCTGCCGTCATTCTTTCACCAGAGGAATATGAACGCCTGGCTGAGATTGAAGAAGACTATCAACATCTGCTTCTTGCACAGCAGCGTATTGCTAATGGCGGCATGGAACGCACAGTAACTTTTAACGATGCAATGGTTGACCTTGGAATTTCCGAGACCGAACTTAACGAAGCGGAGGATGTGGAAATCGAATGA
- a CDS encoding SymE family type I addiction module toxin has protein sequence MKTKKLKILCSFRTRQSSNVWGRTGSYIETPKISMEGKWLEALGFHIGDTIEVSYEENCIHITPAMVCEPSLTYENKD, from the coding sequence ATGAAAACAAAAAAACTGAAAATCCTTTGTTCTTTCCGCACCAGGCAAAGCAGTAACGTCTGGGGGAGAACCGGCTCCTATATCGAGACACCCAAAATCTCTATGGAAGGGAAATGGCTGGAAGCTCTTGGTTTCCACATCGGGGACACGATTGAAGTCTCTTACGAGGAGAATTGCATCCACATCACCCCAGCCATGGTTTGCGAGCCATCCCTTACTTACGAGAACAAAGATTAA
- a CDS encoding DUF6994 family protein — protein sequence MDINFDFRNDSKCGDPDTDSPKLYQTHKFLWSKMLPCGKAFDLEVVGSSYGRLLLKSDFGNLSSDRMCPHFDGKYNGKFDRWLPDSEREELKYKVRTIGGHIVFPAHKKNGFTINQARGVNRLICDRFDLTLECIRRFYQEEQSPLYDTLIRYKKFFDLFVDFNGYIDFFMLQDFIDEKQQINFSLPFDDFNRLALPLTIEEYKQYKACTIDLVNNRNKRLDVFLKIPVCRSVNIN from the coding sequence ATGGATATAAATTTTGATTTTCGTAATGATAGCAAATGTGGTGATCCTGATACGGACAGCCCTAAACTGTATCAAACCCATAAATTTTTATGGAGCAAGATGTTACCTTGTGGAAAGGCTTTTGATTTGGAAGTTGTAGGCAGTAGTTATGGTAGATTACTGCTAAAAAGCGACTTCGGTAACCTATCTAGCGATAGAATGTGCCCGCATTTTGACGGAAAGTATAATGGAAAATTTGACCGCTGGCTGCCTGACTCTGAAAGAGAAGAACTAAAATATAAGGTCCGCACCATTGGAGGTCACATTGTTTTTCCTGCGCACAAGAAAAATGGGTTTACAATAAATCAAGCTAGAGGAGTAAATCGACTGATATGCGACAGATTCGATTTAACTTTGGAGTGTATTAGACGTTTTTATCAAGAGGAGCAAAGCCCGCTTTATGATACACTTATAAGATACAAAAAATTTTTCGATTTATTTGTTGATTTCAATGGGTACATTGATTTTTTCATGTTGCAGGATTTTATAGATGAAAAACAACAAATTAACTTTTCCTTGCCATTTGACGATTTTAATCGATTGGCATTACCCTTAACAATCGAGGAGTATAAACAATATAAAGCTTGTACCATAGATTTAGTGAATAACAGAAACAAAAGATTAGACGTTTTTTTGAAAATTCCAGTTTGTCGGTCAGTAAATATCAATTAA
- a CDS encoding HNH endonuclease: MPRKPKKPCRYPGCPNLTESAYCEEHSYLYQTERAGASERGYNGRWRKARRRYLKEHPLCVRCREHGKLVKATVVDHIIPHRGNEELFWDESNWQALCKNCHDRKTMTEDRYQEYKY, from the coding sequence ATGCCGAGAAAGCCGAAGAAGCCCTGCCGGTATCCGGGATGCCCGAATCTGACAGAGTCAGCCTATTGTGAAGAACACAGCTATCTGTATCAGACAGAGCGTGCCGGAGCATCAGAGAGAGGTTATAACGGACGCTGGCGGAAAGCCAGGCGCAGGTATCTGAAAGAACATCCGCTGTGTGTCCGGTGCCGGGAACATGGGAAGCTGGTGAAAGCCACCGTTGTGGACCATATTATTCCGCACCGTGGAAATGAAGAATTGTTCTGGGATGAGTCCAACTGGCAGGCACTGTGTAAGAATTGCCATGACAGAAAGACGATGACGGAAGACCGTTATCAGGAATATAAATACTGA
- a CDS encoding IS1634 family transposase yields MYLDFLVRIPSVQGKITLREKNNAVYVVYEYDRIYDPERQYTFPKRVTIGKQSQADAALMQPNQNFLKYFPDAELPEEKNRISRSSCLRVGAYFVIRKIINDYNLLEILSAYFDEKELGLFLDLAVYSIVTENNAAQYYPDYAYNHPLFTYRMKQYSDVTVSDFLSSVTDDQSVGFLNTWNESRDHREKIYISYNSTNKNCQAGDIEMVEYGHPKVDMGVPIFNYAVAYDTNNREPLFYEKYPGSLNDVSQLQFMLDKAIGYGYKKIGFILDRGYFSRGNIQYMDKCGYSFVIMVKGMATFVNELVLENQGKFESKRANNIYDYGVYGITIKKKLYVTDEKDRYFHLYHSISKESSERTGLESRINQMTMFLKKHSNEAKEFGPGFEKYFYLHYDEKSHTFLLPEEKAGIIERELNLSGYFCIITSEKMSAKEAIELYKSRDASEKLFRGDKSYLGNKSLRVYTEESARAKIFVEFVGMIIRCRIYTCLKNEMKKLEKKPNYMTVPAALKELEKIEMVRQLDNVYRLDHAVTANQKAILKAFGLDADYIKYRATELSKELEEIKQ; encoded by the coding sequence ATGTATCTTGATTTTTTAGTAAGAATCCCGTCTGTTCAGGGGAAAATCACTTTGAGAGAAAAGAATAATGCAGTGTATGTGGTGTATGAATACGACCGAATTTACGATCCAGAAAGACAATATACGTTCCCCAAAAGGGTTACCATTGGGAAGCAATCACAGGCTGATGCTGCTCTGATGCAGCCAAATCAAAACTTTTTGAAATATTTCCCCGATGCGGAACTTCCTGAGGAAAAAAACAGAATATCTCGCAGCAGCTGTCTCCGGGTAGGGGCATATTTTGTCATCCGTAAGATTATAAATGATTATAATCTTCTGGAAATCCTTAGTGCATACTTTGATGAAAAGGAACTGGGGCTTTTCCTGGATCTTGCCGTTTATTCCATCGTTACAGAAAACAATGCAGCACAATACTATCCGGATTATGCTTACAATCACCCACTTTTTACATACCGAATGAAACAGTATAGTGATGTAACCGTTTCTGATTTCCTGAGTTCCGTTACTGACGACCAGAGCGTTGGTTTTTTAAATACCTGGAATGAATCCAGGGACCACAGGGAAAAAATCTATATTTCTTATAATTCGACGAACAAAAACTGTCAGGCCGGGGACATCGAGATGGTTGAGTATGGACATCCCAAGGTTGATATGGGTGTGCCGATTTTTAATTACGCGGTTGCTTATGATACGAATAACAGGGAACCGTTATTCTATGAGAAATATCCAGGGAGTCTCAACGATGTATCCCAACTGCAGTTCATGTTGGATAAAGCCATCGGATATGGCTATAAAAAGATTGGCTTCATCCTTGACCGTGGTTACTTTAGCCGCGGAAATATACAGTACATGGATAAATGCGGCTATAGCTTTGTAATTATGGTTAAGGGGATGGCCACTTTTGTGAATGAATTAGTACTTGAGAATCAGGGTAAGTTTGAAAGTAAAAGGGCCAATAATATCTATGACTATGGAGTGTATGGAATCACCATTAAGAAAAAGCTTTATGTAACGGATGAAAAAGACCGTTACTTCCATTTATACCATAGTATTTCCAAAGAGAGTTCCGAAAGGACAGGCCTTGAATCAAGGATCAATCAGATGACCATGTTTTTGAAAAAACATAGCAATGAAGCAAAGGAGTTTGGGCCGGGATTTGAAAAGTATTTCTACCTTCATTATGATGAGAAAAGCCATACATTTTTACTCCCGGAAGAAAAGGCCGGTATCATTGAACGGGAACTTAACCTTTCGGGCTATTTCTGCATCATAACGTCCGAAAAAATGTCTGCAAAAGAGGCTATTGAACTGTATAAGAGTCGTGATGCTTCGGAAAAGTTGTTCCGTGGAGACAAATCCTATCTAGGAAATAAGAGTCTGCGTGTTTACACAGAAGAATCAGCTAGGGCCAAGATCTTTGTTGAATTTGTGGGGATGATCATTCGGTGCCGGATATATACTTGCTTAAAGAATGAAATGAAGAAACTGGAAAAGAAACCGAATTATATGACGGTGCCAGCAGCCCTTAAGGAACTGGAAAAAATAGAAATGGTGCGACAGTTGGATAATGTATATCGTTTAGATCACGCCGTTACAGCGAATCAGAAGGCAATCCTGAAAGCCTTTGGGTTGGATGCGGACTATATAAAATATCGTGCAACTGAACTGAGTAAAGAATTAGAGGAAATAAAACAATAA
- a CDS encoding recombinase family protein, producing MKAEKVKVYTYTRVSTAMQIDGFSLDAQKARMKAFADFNGYEIVHEYEDAGKSGKSIEGRLEFGQMIEDIKMGKDGVSFVLVFKLSRFGRNAADVLSTLQIMQDYGVNLICVEDGIDSSKDAGKLIISVLSAVAEIERENIRIQTMEGRIQKAREGKWNGGFAPYGYKLTDGKLEINEEEAIAIRVIFEQYIKTDTGANGLSKYLENHGIKKIPRQNGKNPLFDASLIRKILKNPVYFGKIAYGRRKTEKVHGTRNEYHLVEQDDYLLVDGVHEPIISENDWKAAQVKLISQANKYEHVNKSKDERIHLLSGIVKCPICGVGMFANKSIKYKKDGTKYKDFYYYGCKHRKMNRGHKCDFNKQIREELLDDAVAEVIVKLVSNPKFADLMRCKIDMQVDTTAVEQEIANYEKQIRQCYSTKGKLIDEIDSLDVENKHYSRIKTDFNERLYKIYDKIEEHESRLIDAKAKKRAIESEKITGDNIYKILIYFDKLYANMNETEKRQLIEKLISEIQVYEERQPNGQWLKSIKFKLPIIEHDMDLSLDDNTHVETIVLLQRADM from the coding sequence ATGAAAGCCGAAAAAGTTAAAGTATATACATATACAAGAGTATCCACCGCAATGCAGATTGACGGTTTCTCTTTGGATGCTCAAAAAGCGAGAATGAAAGCATTTGCTGATTTCAATGGATATGAAATTGTTCATGAATATGAAGATGCAGGCAAATCTGGTAAATCAATAGAAGGCAGATTAGAATTTGGGCAAATGATTGAAGACATTAAAATGGGGAAAGATGGTGTTTCATTTGTTCTTGTCTTTAAATTATCCAGATTTGGGCGAAATGCGGCTGATGTGCTTTCTACCTTGCAAATTATGCAAGATTATGGTGTAAACCTAATTTGTGTGGAAGATGGAATTGATTCCTCAAAGGACGCAGGTAAATTGATTATATCGGTGCTATCTGCTGTCGCCGAAATTGAACGTGAGAATATACGCATACAGACAATGGAAGGGCGCATTCAAAAAGCTCGTGAAGGTAAATGGAACGGTGGGTTTGCGCCTTACGGATATAAACTCACTGATGGAAAATTAGAAATCAACGAAGAAGAAGCCATCGCCATACGTGTAATTTTTGAACAATACATCAAAACTGATACCGGTGCTAACGGCTTGTCAAAATATCTTGAAAATCACGGCATTAAAAAAATCCCAAGGCAAAATGGGAAAAACCCTCTGTTTGATGCCTCATTAATTCGCAAGATACTTAAAAATCCGGTTTATTTTGGAAAAATTGCATATGGGCGCAGAAAAACTGAAAAGGTACACGGAACAAGAAATGAGTACCATTTGGTGGAGCAGGACGATTATCTTCTTGTAGATGGTGTGCATGAGCCAATCATCTCAGAAAACGACTGGAAAGCAGCGCAGGTTAAACTTATTTCACAGGCGAATAAATATGAGCATGTCAATAAATCAAAAGATGAGCGGATACATCTTCTCTCCGGTATTGTAAAATGTCCCATCTGTGGTGTTGGTATGTTTGCCAACAAGAGTATTAAATATAAAAAAGACGGGACAAAATACAAGGATTTTTATTATTATGGCTGCAAGCACCGCAAAATGAACCGTGGGCATAAATGTGATTTTAATAAGCAAATTCGTGAAGAACTTCTGGACGACGCCGTAGCTGAAGTCATTGTAAAGCTCGTCAGCAATCCCAAGTTCGCAGATTTAATGCGTTGCAAGATAGATATGCAAGTGGATACTACTGCTGTTGAGCAAGAGATTGCAAACTATGAAAAGCAGATACGCCAGTGCTACTCAACAAAAGGAAAGCTGATAGATGAAATTGATTCGCTGGACGTTGAAAACAAACATTATTCCAGAATAAAAACTGATTTTAATGAGCGTTTATACAAAATATATGATAAGATTGAGGAACATGAATCGAGGCTTATCGACGCTAAAGCGAAAAAGAGAGCCATTGAATCAGAAAAGATCACAGGCGACAACATCTATAAGATTTTAATTTATTTTGATAAGTTGTACGCCAATATGAACGAAACAGAGAAACGGCAACTGATAGAGAAACTCATCTCTGAAATTCAAGTATATGAAGAACGTCAGCCAAACGGACAATGGCTAAAATCCATCAAATTCAAGCTCCCAATCATTGAACATGATATGGATTTAAGTTTGGACGACAATACACACGTTGAGACTATTGTGTTGCTACAACGAGCAGATATGTAG
- a CDS encoding YoaP domain-containing protein yields MRFSIYYTNDCPFTAKYIPIIERCALEHHVPLTTIKIDSQEKAQSVPFAWTNFSLFCNGDYVTNEIPYEKKFLAIIEQIRSVEK; encoded by the coding sequence ATTAGATTTTCCATTTACTATACAAATGACTGCCCTTTTACAGCAAAATATATTCCTATCATAGAACGGTGTGCACTGGAACATCATGTACCCCTTACAACGATTAAAATTGACAGCCAAGAAAAGGCACAAAGTGTACCGTTTGCATGGACAAATTTTTCACTGTTTTGTAATGGGGACTATGTTACGAATGAAATACCATATGAGAAAAAATTTCTTGCAATCATTGAACAGATAAGGAGCGTTGAAAAATGA
- a CDS encoding VOC family protein has translation MRLDGFGIMVDDMPTMVRFYHDVLGFEIKEDENTSNIFLEKDGTLFLLYRKSDFEKMTGRKFSYVKGINGHYEIALSVSNYVEVDKVLTSRNFPPK, from the coding sequence ATGAGATTAGACGGATTTGGAATCATGGTAGACGATATGCCGACAATGGTGCGATTTTATCACGATGTGCTTGGCTTTGAAATTAAGGAAGATGAAAACACATCCAATATATTTTTAGAAAAGGATGGTACACTTTTTCTGCTTTATAGAAAATCAGATTTTGAGAAAATGACAGGCAGGAAATTTTCTTATGTGAAAGGAATCAATGGTCATTATGAAATTGCATTATCTGTTTCAAACTATGTAGAGGTGGATAAAGTGTTAACTTCCAGAAATTTTCCGCCTAAATAA
- a CDS encoding phage terminase small subunit P27 family: MLYFKHIVFTGEGEKIRNKVIKDYINVSVVIDIEGNPGKRNVYISEAKPEKKAPRCLGWLEGEAKKEWKRMAKQLEQLGILTEIDMAAFAGYCQVYARWKEAEEYISEHGAAMKAPSGYCQQVPKVSIAQTYLKIINRFCEQFGLTPSARTRIVTDNGENKKSDTMELLLVKGGSG; encoded by the coding sequence ATCCTTTATTTCAAGCACATCGTATTTACTGGTGAGGGTGAAAAAATCAGAAATAAAGTAATTAAGGACTATATAAATGTTTCTGTAGTAATTGATATAGAGGGGAATCCGGGAAAACGGAATGTATATATCAGTGAAGCAAAGCCGGAAAAGAAGGCTCCAAGATGTTTAGGTTGGCTGGAGGGTGAAGCCAAGAAGGAATGGAAGCGGATGGCAAAGCAGTTAGAGCAGCTTGGTATTCTGACGGAGATTGATATGGCGGCTTTTGCAGGATACTGTCAGGTATATGCCAGATGGAAAGAAGCAGAAGAATATATTTCCGAGCATGGGGCGGCGATGAAAGCACCGTCCGGGTATTGCCAGCAGGTTCCCAAGGTGTCTATTGCACAGACTTATCTGAAAATCATAAACCGGTTTTGTGAGCAATTCGGCTTGACCCCATCGGCACGGACCCGGATTGTGACGGACAACGGGGAGAATAAGAAAAGTGATACTATGGAGCTTCTGCTGGTGAAAGGGGGAAGCGGATAG
- a CDS encoding type II toxin-antitoxin system RelE family toxin translates to MNYQINFLPEALNDMKKLDNSIRPQVAKGIQKVSQNPVSIYQGGYGNALGNKDGSNLAGLFKIKFRGIGIRVVYSIEERNSVMTIIVVSVRADNQVYQEASHRRTKHDL, encoded by the coding sequence ATGAACTATCAAATCAACTTCCTGCCTGAAGCACTGAATGATATGAAAAAATTGGATAATTCTATCCGTCCCCAAGTTGCCAAGGGAATCCAAAAGGTCAGCCAGAACCCAGTTTCTATTTATCAGGGAGGATACGGAAATGCACTTGGCAACAAAGATGGCTCAAATCTGGCTGGACTTTTTAAAATTAAATTCCGTGGCATCGGAATCCGTGTTGTTTACTCTATTGAAGAGCGAAATAGTGTGATGACAATTATCGTTGTGTCCGTTAGAGCTGATAATCAGGTATATCAAGAAGCTTCTCATCGTAGAACAAAACACGATCTATAG
- a CDS encoding DUF4180 domain-containing protein, translating to MKIEIIQNNGIQMARITGAELLITDTQSALDLMATVQYETQCTRIILDKSSVCEDFFKLSACLAGEILQKFINYGIKIAIVGDYSHYTSKPLHDFIYESNHGKDIFFTATLEDAVSHLSQV from the coding sequence ATGAAGATAGAAATAATTCAAAACAACGGAATACAAATGGCACGGATTACCGGAGCAGAACTCCTGATTACCGATACCCAAAGTGCCTTAGACTTAATGGCAACTGTACAATACGAAACCCAATGTACCAGAATCATTCTGGACAAATCATCCGTGTGCGAAGACTTTTTCAAACTCAGCGCCTGCCTTGCCGGGGAGATCTTGCAAAAGTTTATAAATTACGGAATCAAAATTGCTATTGTAGGGGATTACTCCCACTATACAAGCAAACCCCTCCACGATTTCATCTATGAAAGTAATCACGGGAAAGACATCTTTTTTACAGCCACGCTGGAAGATGCAGTATCCCATCTTTCACAAGTATAG